Proteins encoded by one window of Chryseobacterium aquaeductus:
- a CDS encoding EamA family transporter: MFKALQIRKVSQVAAVDKLSVVIAIILSVLFFKETLTIKTIIEALLIISGTILFTMK; encoded by the coding sequence ATGTTTAAAGCTTTGCAGATAAGAAAAGTTTCGCAGGTAGCGGCTGTGGACAAATTGAGTGTAGTCATTGCCATAATTTTATCGGTATTATTTTTTAAAGAAACATTAACGATAAAAACCATAATCGAGGCTTTGCTGATTATTAGTGGAACTATTTTGTTTACAATGAAATAG